From a single Streptomyces sp. 1331.2 genomic region:
- a CDS encoding class F sortase: MRAADTGPESAGHPGAVPPHPASPGNGAGAAPTAGTGSRGSTRAERARGGGRGGGHGGGRGRRRAAKPGPSVLRRTAFGTAGLLCLVLGTSLALSGREAPVVRIESSGHGTGANTAPSAPTTGASGTTGSTGTAGTTGTTPATAPKPYAPSPPTRLLVPAAGVDAPVTGLGLNADGTVQVPPADRGEEVGWYRNGPAPGETGPAVLIGHLDTVHGPAVFRQLPKLQPGALIQVRRADGSTVDFKVRTLLQAAKNDFPTEQVYGDTPAPALRLITCGGRIGSDGHWTDNIIVLADLA, from the coding sequence GTGCGCGCGGCTGACACCGGTCCCGAGTCCGCCGGGCACCCCGGCGCCGTTCCCCCGCACCCGGCCAGTCCGGGGAACGGCGCCGGGGCCGCCCCGACGGCGGGGACCGGAAGCCGCGGCAGCACCCGCGCCGAACGGGCCCGCGGGGGCGGTCGCGGAGGCGGGCACGGAGGCGGTCGCGGACGGCGCCGCGCCGCCAAGCCCGGCCCGAGCGTCCTGCGCCGTACGGCCTTCGGCACGGCGGGCCTGCTCTGCCTGGTGCTCGGCACCTCGCTGGCACTGTCCGGCCGGGAGGCCCCGGTGGTGCGGATCGAGTCCTCGGGGCACGGCACCGGCGCGAACACCGCGCCGTCTGCGCCCACGACCGGCGCCAGCGGTACCACCGGAAGCACCGGAACTGCTGGTACCACTGGGACCACCCCCGCCACCGCCCCGAAGCCGTACGCCCCCTCCCCGCCGACCCGCCTGCTCGTCCCCGCCGCCGGGGTGGACGCCCCGGTGACCGGCCTCGGCCTGAACGCAGACGGGACGGTCCAGGTGCCGCCGGCCGACCGGGGCGAGGAGGTCGGCTGGTACCGCAACGGCCCCGCCCCGGGCGAGACCGGGCCCGCCGTCCTCATCGGGCACCTCGACACCGTGCACGGCCCGGCCGTCTTCCGGCAGCTGCCGAAGCTGCAGCCCGGTGCGCTGATCCAGGTGCGGCGCGCGGACGGCAGCACCGTGGACTTCAAGGTCCGCACCCTGCTCCAGGCCGCCAAGAACGACTTTCCCACCGAGCAGGTCTACGGCGACACGCCCGCGCCCGCGCTGCGGCTGATCACCTGCGGCGGGCGGATCGGCTCGGACGGCCACTGGACGGACAACATCATCGTCCTGGCGGACCTGGCCTGA
- a CDS encoding Tat pathway signal sequence domain protein, whose product MSRSRTDRSPARRVLAACALTGAALLAAVTGGQAWADGAPKPVATAPGAAASPAAGTAGVATPTATPKAREAAPVSPVATATPSPLAPKGAQPQVREVPKGAAQAGDGSGAADGSGLMLAGGGAVAAVGAGALGFAVLRRRSGARG is encoded by the coding sequence ATGAGCAGGAGCCGTACCGACCGCTCCCCCGCCCGCCGCGTCCTGGCGGCCTGCGCCCTGACCGGGGCCGCGCTGCTGGCCGCCGTCACCGGCGGACAGGCGTGGGCCGACGGCGCTCCGAAGCCCGTCGCGACCGCCCCGGGAGCCGCTGCCTCCCCGGCCGCGGGCACCGCGGGGGTCGCCACTCCGACGGCCACCCCGAAGGCCCGGGAGGCCGCCCCCGTGTCCCCGGTGGCCACCGCCACACCGTCTCCGCTGGCGCCCAAGGGTGCCCAGCCGCAGGTCCGCGAGGTGCCGAAGGGCGCCGCGCAGGCCGGTGACGGCTCCGGTGCCGCCGACGGCTCCGGCCTGATGCTCGCGGGCGGCGGCGCCGTCGCGGCCGTCGGCGCCGGGGCGCTGGGCTTCGCCGTCCTGCGCCGCCGCTCCGGTGCGCGCGGCTGA
- a CDS encoding response regulator transcription factor, giving the protein MTPAPHPAATPAHPHILLVEDDEVIREATRMALERYGFPVSTAADGLEGLEAFHAVRPDLLLLDVMLPLLDGVGLCRRIREESQLPILMMSARTDPVDVVSGLEAGADDYVVKPFESAVLVARIRTVLRRIPVAPATVTPEPPPADAAEPVPSGSETPSIQSAPATPPIPPPSPALRSFDGLQVDTESMEVRVDGRLVPLTPTELRLLLEFTAAPGIVLERSTLLERVWDYEWGADTRVVDVHVQRLRAKIGSGRIETVRGFGYKLRRPA; this is encoded by the coding sequence ATGACCCCCGCACCGCACCCCGCCGCCACCCCCGCCCACCCGCACATCCTGCTGGTCGAGGACGACGAGGTGATCCGCGAGGCCACCCGGATGGCCCTGGAACGCTACGGCTTCCCGGTCAGCACGGCCGCCGACGGGCTGGAGGGGCTGGAGGCCTTCCACGCCGTACGGCCCGACCTGCTCCTGCTGGACGTGATGCTGCCGCTGCTCGACGGGGTCGGCCTGTGCCGCCGGATCCGCGAGGAGAGCCAGCTGCCGATCCTGATGATGTCGGCGCGCACCGACCCGGTGGACGTGGTCTCCGGGCTGGAGGCGGGCGCGGACGACTACGTCGTCAAGCCCTTCGAGAGCGCCGTACTGGTCGCCCGGATCCGTACCGTGCTGCGCCGCATCCCCGTCGCGCCCGCGACCGTCACCCCCGAGCCCCCGCCCGCCGACGCCGCCGAGCCCGTGCCGTCCGGCTCGGAAACCCCGTCGATCCAGTCGGCCCCGGCGACCCCGCCGATCCCGCCGCCCTCCCCTGCCCTCCGCAGCTTCGACGGCCTGCAGGTCGACACCGAGAGCATGGAGGTCCGGGTGGACGGCCGCCTCGTCCCGCTCACCCCCACCGAACTGCGGCTGCTGCTGGAGTTCACCGCTGCGCCCGGCATCGTGCTGGAACGTTCCACCCTGCTCGAACGGGTCTGGGACTACGAGTGGGGCGCCGACACCCGGGTCGTGGACGTCCACGTGCAGCGGCTGCGCGCCAAGATCGGCTCCGGCCGGATCGAGACCGTCCGCGGCTTCGGCTACAAGCTGCGGCGCCCGGCATGA
- a CDS encoding sensor histidine kinase: MTLRRQIATAVAAISVLVAVAVGLLVHQAMIRQHVDQARATALSALDSSLAGYARGDDPTGRGATLDDPALPERLRALASGGRQGSLLATDGRGESLWAAGPVEHGVLSVRVDFAQDRQAIADLDRIILLTVVAAVFTTVLAGVLVADRISRRLRTAAVAARDIAAGGTDTRIGELVDGKDEVADLAAAVDQMSRTLHRRLADEQRFTADVAHELRTPLTGLVTAAELLPPGRPTELVRNRVQALRGLVEDLLEVSRLDADAEAPDLSAIPLERAVRRTVSLTGLDVTVEVAADLRVRTDLRRLDRILGNLLLNAHRHGAAPVHLHVDGRRITVRDHGPGYPDDLLRHGPQRFRTNAPERGRGHGLGLTIATGHARVIGATLTFTNHPTGGATATLTLPPD; the protein is encoded by the coding sequence ATGACCCTGCGCCGCCAGATCGCCACCGCCGTCGCAGCCATCTCCGTCCTGGTCGCGGTGGCCGTCGGCCTGCTGGTCCACCAGGCGATGATCCGTCAGCACGTCGACCAGGCCCGTGCCACGGCGCTCTCCGCCCTGGACTCCTCCCTGGCCGGCTACGCCCGCGGTGACGATCCGACCGGCCGGGGCGCCACCCTGGACGACCCGGCCCTGCCCGAGCGGCTGCGCGCCCTCGCCTCCGGCGGCCGGCAGGGCTCGCTGCTCGCGACCGACGGCAGGGGCGAGTCCCTGTGGGCGGCCGGCCCGGTGGAGCACGGGGTGCTCTCCGTCCGGGTGGACTTCGCCCAGGACCGGCAGGCCATCGCCGACCTCGACCGGATCATCCTGCTCACCGTCGTCGCCGCGGTCTTCACCACCGTGCTGGCCGGCGTGCTCGTCGCCGACCGGATCAGCCGCCGCCTGCGCACCGCGGCCGTCGCCGCCCGGGACATCGCCGCCGGCGGGACGGACACCCGGATCGGCGAGCTCGTCGACGGCAAGGACGAGGTCGCCGACCTCGCCGCCGCCGTCGACCAGATGTCCCGCACCCTGCACCGCCGGCTGGCCGACGAACAGCGCTTCACCGCGGACGTCGCCCACGAACTGCGCACCCCGCTGACCGGCCTGGTCACCGCCGCCGAGCTCCTGCCGCCCGGCCGCCCCACCGAACTCGTCCGCAACCGGGTCCAGGCCCTGCGCGGCCTGGTCGAGGACCTGTTGGAGGTCTCCCGCCTGGACGCGGACGCCGAGGCCCCCGACCTCTCCGCCATCCCGCTGGAACGCGCCGTACGCCGGACCGTCTCCCTCACCGGACTGGACGTCACCGTCGAGGTCGCCGCCGACCTCCGGGTCCGCACCGACCTGCGCCGGCTGGACCGCATCCTCGGCAACCTGCTCCTCAACGCCCACCGCCACGGCGCCGCCCCGGTCCACCTGCACGTCGACGGCCGCCGCATCACCGTCCGCGACCACGGCCCCGGCTACCCCGACGACCTCCTCCGGCACGGCCCCCAGCGCTTCCGCACCAACGCCCCCGAACGCGGCCGCGGCCACGGCCTCGGCCTCACCATCGCCACCGGCCACGCCCGCGTCATCGGCGCCACCCTCACCTTCACCAACCACCCCACCGGCGGCGCCACCGCCACCCTCACCCTCCCCCCGGACTGA